Proteins encoded in a region of the Benincasa hispida cultivar B227 chromosome 2, ASM972705v1, whole genome shotgun sequence genome:
- the LOC120071091 gene encoding uncharacterized protein LOC120071091 gives MVQKQPFDDGEPLEISSKHLKQVVEQSNQILSFSESVIPEDSLQYHYALGDEFQKNDTESDEKHSSGVFSEPHGSSDDFDTSIPRCLSFSSGTNNNKTLEEGSPSKSPRHYSISSDFFNPVNHQRRILTYCEEIYSLLLDHAPQKSVSIGPEHQAVVPPWRPREVEVISYVSGSDSKSDLTGDEYEKRLIGTCVIPMPYMDSSISCGQEVGSGREACSCEDGGSVGCVNSHIAEAREQLRSSIGPDRFVELGFSEMGEQVAQKWSEEEERLFYEVVFSNPVSLGKNFWSDLSVVFASKTKKEIVSYYFNVFMLRRRAEQNRCDSLNIDSDNDEWQGTDDYGDNEPGMTEEDDDSVVESPLHDVGPGFNRSREDELQEYDEDIADERFDDNESGGIGNCFNNCGSSPTLQDKIPRDGRVGELEVQDDSCTSSDTCPATQELPAKTEHCDQWLGSFTGPNNSVGLGHEPSSVQEHCDAKVWDVGYLTCSKSEVDFLPTSSMIEEVFGDDSSNYKARDGKNLS, from the exons ATGGTGCAGAAACAGCCTTTTGATGATGGAGAACCACTGGAGATCTCTTCCAAGCACTTGAAACAAGTCGTTGAACAGAGTAATCAAATACTGTCATTTTCAGAATCTGTTATCCCGGAAGATTCTCTACAATATCATTATGCTCTAG GcgatgaatttcaaaagaatgaTACAGAAAGTGACGAAAAGCATTCAAGTGGAGTTTTCTCAGAGCCTCATGGAAGCAGTGATGACTTTGATACTAGTATTCCTCGTTGCTTATCCTTCTCCTCTGGGACGAACAACAATAAGACCCTTGAAGAGGGGTCCCCATCTAAATCTCCTCGACATTATTCTATTTCTTCAGATTTTTTTAACCCTGTAAATCATCAGCGAAGAATACTGACGTACTGTGAAGAAATATATTCTCTACTATTGGACCATGCCCCCCAAAAATCTGTTTCCATTGGTCCTGAGCATCAAGCCGTTGTTCCACCTTGGAGACCACGGGAGGTGGAGGTTATATCATATGTGTCTGGGTCAGATTCAAAGTCTGATCTTACAGGTGACGAATACGAGAAGAGGTTGATTGGTACCTGTGTTATCCCAATGCCATACATGGATTCATCCATCAGTTGTGGTCAAGAAGTTGGGAGTGGAAGAGAAGCTTGCAGCTGTGAGGATGGTGGTTCTGTGGGATGTGTTAATTCACACATTGCAGAAGCAAGAGAGCAGCTTAGAAGTTCTATTGGACCAGATAGGTTTGTGGAGTTAGGGTTTTCTGAAATGGGAGAGCAAGTAGCACAGAAATggagtgaagaagaagaacgaTTGTTTTATGAGGTTGTCTTTTCTAATCCAGTCTCACTGGGGAAAAACTTCTGGAGTGATCTTTCAGTTGTGTTTGCTTCCAAAACTAAAAAGGAGATTGTTAGCTATTACTTCAATGTTTTTATGCTTCGGAGGCGAGCAGAGCAGAACAGATGTGACTCATTAAACATTGATAGTGACAACGATGAGTGGCAAGGAACTGATGACTATGGCGATAATGAACCTGGAATGACAGAAGAGGATGATGACTCTGTTGTTGAATCACCACTACATGATGTTGGACCTGGTTTCAATCGTAGCAGGGAAGATGAATTGCAAGAGTATGATGAGGATATTGCCGATGAAAGGTTTGATGATAATGAAAGTGGGGGAATTggtaattgttttaataattgTGGTTCCAGTCCCACGCTTCAGGACAAAATTCCTCGCGATGGAAGGGTAGGAGAACTCGAAGTTCAAGACGATTCTTGTACATCATCGGACACATGTCCAGCAACCCAAGAGCTTCCAGCCAAGACGGAGCATTGTGATCAATGGCTAGGTAGCTTTACAGGACCAAACAATAGTGTTGGTCTTGGTCATGAGCCATCATCAGTTCAGGAGCATTGTGATGCTAAAGTGTGGGATGTTGGATACTTGACTTGTTCGAAAAGTGAAGTTGACTTCTTGCCAACTAGCAGTATGATAGAAGAAGTCTTTGGAGATGATTCGAGTAATTACAAGGCAAGGGATGGGAAGAACTTGAGTTAG
- the LOC120070773 gene encoding zinc finger protein ZAT4-like, translating into MEGNLVSRHVCKLCNKSFACGRSLGGHMRSHLTNNLADNDEKHSRTSLQPANYSGGSLSNMEEIDFGYGLRKNPKKTQKLEFLSEESSLQDKFCRECGKGFQSWKALFGHMKCHSERVVLSSSQEVEEPDSHITDAKQKMAMDIQSDNETEVPNSKRKRSRRGRTSNQMGTANSTTSFSIATNSSSVSEIEQEQEVAISLMLLSMDMGNWVGFNSPAESSDNNSKFLEAPSVVESKTSVSNGCELVKPNKLKGKKMEFEEKQSKQRARSKMIKNSQLDQRTGSKSFLKKNDQNQARLSSDMFFKSPKKTLAEFWDSKIYNKPKKRSKFECDICNKIFDSYQALGGHRASHKKLKGCFIESAMEDEEEEIGSESSGEMAISANPKAESKASKGINNGGRIEKNSKHKCPICEKVFASGQALGGHKRSHLMNGSGAKNRETIQIQKQVPEIRRFLDLNLPPEPVERESKDHNLASLNPWWVAANEHKHEALVNVGFHI; encoded by the coding sequence ATGGAGGGTAATTTAGTATCAAGACATGTTTGCAAGCTCTGCAATAAGAGTTTTGCTTGTGGGAGATCCTTGGGAGGTCATATGAGGTCTCATTTGACCAATAATTTAGCTGATAATGATGAGAAACATAGTAGAACAAGCCTTCAACCTGCTAATTACAGTGGTGGAAGCTTGTCAAACATGGAGGAGATAGATTTTGGTTATGGTCTGAGAAAGAATCCAAAAAAGACTCAGAAACTTGAGTTTTTAAGTGAAGAATCTTCACTCCAAGATAAGTTTTGTAGGGAATGTGGTAAAGGGTTTCAATCATGGAAGGCTTTGTTTGGTCATATGAAATGCCATTCTGAAAGAGTAGTTCTTTCCAGTAGTCAAGAAGTGGAAGAACCAGATTCTCATATTACAGATGCCAAACAGAAGATGGCGATGGACATTCAATCTGATAATGAAACTGAAGTTCCTAACAGCAAGAGAAAGAGATCAAGGAGAGGAAGAACATCCAACCAAATGGGCACTGCAAATTCAACAACTTCTTTCTCTATTGCCACAAATTCTTCATCTGTTTCTGAAATTGAGCAAGAACAAGAAGTTGCAATTTCCTTGATGTTACTTTCCATGGACATGGGAAATTGGGTTGGTTTCAATTCTCCAGCTGAATCCTCAGATAACAATTCAAAGTTTCTTGAAGCTCCTTCTGTTGTTGAGAGCAAAACTTCTGTCTCTAATGGCTGTGAATTAGTGAAACCAAACAAACTCAAGGgaaagaaaatggaatttgaagAGAAACAATCAAAGCAAAGAGCTAGATCAAAGATGATCAAGAATTCTCAGCTAGATCAAAGAACTGGATCTAAATctttcctgaagaaaaatgatCAAAACCAAGCTAGATTAAGCTCTGATATGTTCTTCAAGTCCCCAAAAAAGACATTAGCAGAGTTTTGGGATTCAAAAATCTACAATAAACCCAAAAAGAGAAGCAAATTTGAGTGTGATATTTGCAATAAGATCTTTGACTCATATCAAGCACTAGGTGGGCATAGAGCAAGTCACAAGAAGTTAAAGGGTTGTTTCATTGAATCAGCCatggaagatgaagaagaagaaataggcAGTGAAAGCAGTGGAGAAATGGCCATTTCTGCAAACCCAAAAGCTGAAAGCAAAGCTTCGAAAGGGATCAACAATGGCGGACGAATCGAAAAAAACAGCAAACACAAATGCCCAATTTGCGAGAAAGTGTTTGCATCAGGACAAGCACTTGGTGGGCATAAAAGATCGCATTTGATGAATGGATCAGGAGCTAAAAACAGagaaacaattcaaattcaaaagcaAGTCCCAGAAATTAGGAGGTTTTTGGACCTGAATCTTCCTCCTGAACCTGTTGAAAGAGAAAGCAAGGACCACAATTTAGCGTCATTAAATCCATGGTGGGTTGCAGCTAATGAACACAAACATGAAGCTCTTGTGAATGTGGGATTTCATATCTAA